TTACTGAATGACTGGCAACTCACGGCCACCTACGGAGAATCCAGCCCGATGGGCCTGCTGTGGCGCTTTATGGCCACCAGCCCTGGCTATCAATGGCTGGCTGGAGTGGCCGAGGTGTTGCCCGCCTTGTTGCTTCTCCACCGCCGCACCGTCACCCTTGGGGCGCTCCTCGCGGCTGTCACCATGACCAACGTGTTGGCCCTCAATCTGTTCTTCGACGTGCCGGTCAAGCTGTTCAGCGCCCATCTGTTGCTCACGGCGCTGGTGTTGGCTGCCGCCGACCTGCCCCGGCTGTGGGCTTTTGCGCAGGGCAAGGCGGTTGCAGCGCTGCCCTCAACGCTACAGCCGGCCCTCTGGCGTTGGGGCAGCTGGCTGCCGACCGTCCTGATCCTGGCTGGAGTGGGCATCCATGCCCAGCGTGGTCTGAGCGAACTGGCCGACCAGCGCACTGAGACGCAGGGCACGCCAAGCTTGCTGAAGTCACGTGGGTTTCACTTGGTGAGTCCCAAGCCCTTCAACCGCTGAACACCTGTACAAAACAAACAAGCCGGGGCGTGTGCCTCGGCTTGTCAGCTGTTCGACCACTTATTTCACCAGTTCGATACCGCTCAGCTCTTCCAGCGGCAGGCCCCACCGGTTCATGGCCGCGAAGAAGGGATCGGGGTCCAGCTGCTCCACGTTCCAGACGCCCGGCTGCATCCACTCGCCCCGCAGCATCAGCATCGCGCCGATCATGGCGGGCACACCAGTGGTGTAGCTGATGCCCTGGGCCTGAACTTCCTTGTAGGTCTCGGCGTGGTCAGTCACGTTGTAGATGAAGTGGACCTTGTCCTCGCCGTCTTTGCCTTTCCCCTTCACCTGCACGCCGATGCAGGTCTGGCCGGTGTAGTTGGCGGCCAGGCTTTCAGGGGCGGGCAGCACGGCTTTCAGGAACTCGATGGGCGCGATTCTCTGGCCCTTAAAGTCAATCGGCTCGATGGAGGTCATGCCGATGCCTTCCAGAACGTTCAGGTGCTTGATATAGGGGTCACCGAAGGTCATCCAGAAGCGGGCGCGCTTGATGGTCGGGAAGTTCTTAACCAGCGATTCGAGTTCTTCGTGGTACAGCACGTAGCTCTTGCGGGTCGCCACTTTGGGGTAATAGATGTCCTGGCTGATTTCCAGCGGCGCGGTTTCGACCCACTCGCCGTCTTCAAAGTAGCGGCCGTTGGCCGTGATCTCACGGATGTTGATTTCGGGGTTGAAGTTGGTGGCGAAGGCCTTGCCGTGATCCCCGTTGTTGCAGTCCACGATGTCGAGGTAGTGCATTTCGTCAAAGTGGTGCTTGGCGTGGTAGGCGGCCATCGCCTGGGTCGCGCCGGGGTCGAAGCCGCAGCCCAGCAGTGCCATCAGACCCTTTTCCTTGAAGCGCTCCTGGTAGGCCCACTGCCAGGAGTATTCGAACTTCGCCACGTCCTTGGGTTCGTAGTTGGCGGTGTCCAGGTAGTGCACGCCGGTTTCCAAGCAGGCGTCCATGATGGTCAGGTCTTGGTAGGGCAAGGCCAGGTTGATGACCATTTCGGGGCCAAAGCCTTCGATGAGTTTCACCAGTTCGGGTACGTTGTCGGCGTCCACGGTGGCGGTGCTGAATTTGGTTTTGCTGTTCGGGAAATGCTCCCCGATTTCCTCGACGATTCGGTCGGCCTTGCTCACCGTGCGGGTGGCGATCAGGACTTCGCTGAATACGCCGTCGTTCTGGGCGCACTTTTTGGCAGTGACGTTGGCGACACCGCCAGCTCCGATGATGATCACTTTGCTCATGGCTAGAAGTGTAACGTGATCGGGCGTACTGGGAGTCGGGCTTGCCGCTGGGCCGACGCTATGATCGGCCCTCGCGGTCATACCGGCTGGATAGCACACACAACTTTCCAGACCACGAACTTTAGACAAATGAGCGCCACACCCATCAACCGTCAACAGAATGTGCCCCACTGCTTCTCCCCCTGGCGCACCCTTGCTACACTACTGACATGCCCTGAACTGGGTGCGCCCCTCTACATATCCTTCCAAGCACGAATGCGGTGCTGGCGGGATTTTTTTTATTAGGTGGCCCGTCGTCAGGCAATTTTTCCGGGAGGTGAGCTGTGACAACCAACTCCATGCCCATCGGTGAGTTGCAGGCCCTACGTGCTCAGCTGGCCCGCGCCGAAAAGCGCGAGCGGCGGGAAAAGCAGGAACAGCAGCGGTCCAAGGCGCAGACCCAGCGGCCTAAGGCGGTCAAGCCTCAGCGTGAGGCCGAGCTGGAAGGCATTGACCAGAGCGCCCACTCGCTGAGCCAGGCCCACGCCCGGCTACGTGACGCGGTATTTCACTCGCACTTTGAGGTCAAGTCACATGCCATCGCCCATGCCCGCGCCGAAGGATTTCTGGAACGCGACATCATCGAGGTGCTGATGCGCGGACGGGTCCGGGCCATATACCCCGCAGAGCGGCGCTGGCTGGTCTGCGGCTACTTCGAGAGTGCGGGTGTGCAGCTGCCACTGCATGTGGTCGTGCAGCATTTCTCGGATGGTTGGTTAGACATCATCACCGCCTTCGTGCCCAAGAACCCGCATCACATCATGTCGCGTCAGCGCCTGGCTGTGATGCTGCGCTACGACGAGGAACAGATTCGCGCCCGGACCGCTGTGGCGGGCAACCGAGTGGGCCACCGGGGTAAAGGGCGCTGGAAATGAAACGGTGATCACTCTAGGATCGGGGGCATGACCCGTGCACGCCCCCACCGGACCGATACGGCGCTGCTGCTCCTGCGGCTGCTGCTGGGGACGCTGCTGACGCTGCGTGGCTATCAACATCTGCTGGTGCTGGGCATTGAGGGCACAGTGGCCGAGTGGCGCAGCCTGGGCCTCCCCTATCCACTGCTGTTTGCGCCGCTGCTCTCCTTGCTGGAACTGGTCGGTGGGCCGCTGCTCATCCTCGGCATGGCGACCCGCCCGGTGGCGGTGATGGCCACGCTGGCGGTGCTGAGTGTGCTGGTCTTTACACAGGGCGAGGCTTGGCTGGGGGCCACCTCGGCAGCGGAATTGATCACGCAAGTCCTCAATCCCACCGTGCAGAGCTGGTTGCTGCTGGTTGCAGCGACCCTTACGCTGGCCATCGCTGGAGCTGGGCACTTCAGCGTGGATACTCAGCGCTTGCCACCCCGGCGAGAAGATCATCCGCTGGACGCCGTGGCGGAAACGAAGCCCGTCAAGAAGCGGCGCAAGTAAGCGCTGGGAACCGGAGGGAAAGACGATCAACCTTCCCACTGTTCTCCATCCAGATAAAGCCAAGCACCTTCTGCATGGACAAAGCGGCTGTTTTCGCGCAGCTGCGTTTTCTGACCGTTCTCCTCAAACCGGGCGCTGAACTCGACCCGGTCATCGGAGGCACGGTGAACCGTGAGGCCCAACCAGCGCGTGCCTTCCAGGTCCAAAGTCGCGGGACGGGTCCCTGGATGCCAGGTTGCCAGCAGATAAGGCGCATCCCGCAGTACGAAGGCGGTGTAGCGGGAACGCATCAGGGCCTCGGGGGTCTCGGCGGTCCTCTCTCCACTCAGATTGGGACCACAGCAGGCGGAGAAACTGCGGCCCGAGCCACAGGGGCAGGGTTTGAGGGGTGGGTAGTGCAACATGGATAGAGTCTAGAGGGCAGACAGAATGACGACTCTCAGACCCTTATTTGCGGGTCAACTCCAGCTGTCCACGGTTCTGTTGGTCCGGCTGCCACTCGCCGCTCTGGCAGGTGGAGCGGTTCACCGTGCCCGGAGCGCTGCCGCGTTCGTACTCCACGAAGGTCACCTGCGCCGTGTATTTATGGGCAAAGCCGCCGCAGCTACCCTCGCCAAACTCACTGACCAAATTCAATTGCACGGGTGTGCTGCGGTACACACTGCGTGAACCCTTCACCACATAAGTTCCGCCGTTGGCACGGCTTTTGACCGTCGCGGTGACGGCCAGATCCTTCCCTACCACGCTGACATCCAGCAGCGCCGTGCTCCGGTCTGGCCCGATCACGCGGCCCACATATTGCCCGTTGACATTGATGTCCTTGCCCTGCCCGAATGCACGGGGGTGCACGGGGGTCCCCGCAACTGCTCAGCCCTGCACACCCGGATTTTGTTCGTACCTCTATGTAGCGGCCCCTGGCGCTATGCTGACGCACAATGACCGACCAAGCCGCCATTACCCGTATCGCCCCCAGTCCCACCGGCGACCCACACGTGGGAACCGCCTACCAGGCGCTGTTCAACTCGGTGTTTGCCCGTCAGCATGGCGGCAAATTCATCGTGCGAATCGAAGACACCGACCGTAGCCGCTACAACGCCCAGAGCGAGACGCGCATCTTGGACATGCTGGACTGGCTGGGCATCCAGCCCGATGCCAGCCCGCGCCGCGAGGACGACAAAGGACCCTACACCCAGTCCCAGCGGGCCGAGCTGCACCGCCGGTACGCACAGCAACTGCTGGACTCCGGGGCGGCGTACCGCGCTTTCGATACCCCTGAGGAGTTGGAGGAACGCCGCCAAGCCGCCGAAGCTCGCAAAGATTCTTACCTGGGCTATGACCGCCGGGACCGTGAACTGACCCGCGAGGAGTCGGACTGCCGCGCTGCCGCCGGTGAGGAGTTCGTGATTCGGCTCAAGGCTCCACTGGACGGCCAGACGGTGGTCAAGGACCGCCTGCGCGGGGACGTGGTGTTCGATAATGCGCAGCTGGACGACAAAGTATTGCTCAAGCGCGACGGTTTTCCGACCTACCACCTTGCCGCGATGGTGGACGATCATCTGATGGGCGTGACCCACGTGATCCGCGCTGAGGAATGGCTGACTTCGACTCCGATTCACCAGCTGATTCTGTCGGGGCTGGGCTGGGAACAGCCGGAATGGATTCATACGCCTTGGCTGCTCTCGGCAGGCGGCAAGAAATACTCCAAGCGCCGGGGCGATCCCAGCGTGGAGGATTTCCGCCGCATGGGTATCGTGCCCGAAGCGCTGCTGAACTATCTGGGCATGATGGGCTGGACCATGCCGAACGGCGAAGAAGTCTTCAGCGTGGACGATATGGTCCGCGAATTCAGCTGGGACCGCGTCAGCCTGGGCGGAAGCACCTTTGACCAGACCAAGCTGAAATGGCTGAACGGCAAGTACCTGCGCGAAGTGCTGAGTGAAGCTAAAGTCGTAGAGCGCGTGAAAACCCATCTGAACGAGTTCGGAGACGGCCTGCCTACGCATGATGACGCTTACTTTGCCGCCGTGGTGCGCCTGATGATCCCCCGCCTCGAAACGTTGGGCGACTTCGGACCGATGACCGGGTATTTCTGGAATGAGGACTACGCAGTGGACGACAAGGCTGCCAAAGCACTGGAGCAAGGCGCGGAGTTGCTGCCAGGTCTGCTGACTGCGCTGGAAAGGGTGCAGGAATGGAACGCGGAGAGCGTCAAAGTCGCCCTGCACGAGTACGCCGAAGCCCAAGAACTGAAACTGGGCAAGGTAATGCCCCCGGTCCGCGCTGCCGTAGCCGGAACCATGCAGAGCCCTGACCTGGGCGAGCTGCTGGAAGTGCTGGGGCGTGAACGGGTGCTGGCGCGGGTGAGTCAGGCAGTCGGTTGAAGGAAGTTGGTCTGGGACCCGAAAGCGTGTAGACCGCTTCCCCAGACCTCACCCCAAAGCCCCTCCCCAGAAGAGGGGTTTTTTGGCTCCCTGCTGTCGGTCCACTGCAGTGGCAACCCTCCCTCCACTCCTCCGGCCAACCGCTAAACTAAGCCCCAATGCGTCCCCAACTGCAAGAGATGGCCCTGTCGCTGCTGCCTTCGCCGGAGGAGTCGGCCTCACGGCCAGAGCTACGGCACTTTTATCAGATGCTGCGCGATTACCCGGAGCGCGGCGGCAAGGGGCTGCGCTCAGAGCTGCTGCTGCTCTCGGCGCGGGCGCACGGACTTCAGGAAGGTGGCCCCGGTTGGGAGCGGGCGCTATGGCTGGCCGCCGCGCTGGAACTGTTTCAGAACTGGGTGCTGATTCACGACGACATCGTGGACGACTCGGATGAACGGCGCGGGAAACCAGCGCTGCATAAACTACATGGGGTCTCGCTGGCGCTGAACGCTGGCGACGCCCTGCACGCCTACATGTGGGCCGCCGTTCACCGCGCCGGACTGGACGCCGGGATGGACGAATTCCTGAATATGATTCACCGCACCGCCGAGGGGCAGCACCTGGACGTAAGCTGGGTTGAACACGGTGAGTGGGACTTGCAGCCACAGGACTACCTGGAGATGGTGCGGCTGAAGACCGGGTATTACACCATCGTGACCCCGTTGCGCTTAGGAGCGCTGGCCGCCGATCAGACCCCGCATCCTGACTTCGGAGCGGCTGGCCTGAGCCTGGGCGCGGCTTTTCAGATTCGCGACGACGTCCTGAACCTGACCGGTGACCCGGCCAAATACGGCAAGGAAATCGGCGGCGACCTACTGGAAGGCAAACGGACGCTGGTGGCGCTGCACTGGCTGGGCGCGGCCAGCGAGACGCGCCGCCAGACTTTTCTGGAGCAGATGCGCCTTGCGCGCACCGAAAAGGACTTGGCCGTCATTGCGGAGCTGCTGGACTGGCTGCGGGAGAGCGATTCGCTGACCTACGCACATGAGGTGGCGACGCAGGAGGCTGAGCGCGGGCTGACGCTGCTGCGCGGGGCGCTGAACACTGCACCGGATCAAGCTGCGGCAGGCGAACTGCTGGGCCTGATGGACACCCTCATTCGACGCGACGCCTGAGCGAGCAGGCTCAGAATGGCGGCGGAATGGGCGTGCGCTGTTCGCCGTCCACTCGGCTGACCTGAAAAGCCATGGCACCGGGACCAAAAACCGGGCTGCCGCCCACCGCGCCGAGTGGATCGCCCTGAGCCAAACGGTCCCCTACCGACACCTCCGGCTGATCCAGGCCCAGATAGGCAGTCACCATCCCTTCCCCGTGGTCCAGCAGCACCACCCAGCCCAGTGAGTTGTAGGACGTGACGGCCAGAACTACACCTTCCTCGGCAGCGGCAGCTTGAGCATGACCAGCAGCCTTCAATACGGTCCAGGGGGTTTCGGTACTGAAGCGCTCGGCCACCTGCGCACCGGGCAGCGGCAGCTGCAAATCATCCAAGCGGGCCTGAACCGGAGCCAGTTGCGCTGCAGTGAGTTGCTCGCCCACTTCCACCTGAGCACGCAGTTCGGCCAACTGCTCAGCGCTGGGCGGCGCGGGCAGCGGCTGGGCAGCTGGCGCTGAGGATACTGAAGGAGCGGCAGAAGGACGGGAAGTGGCAGGCGGCGGAGCTAGCGCAGGAGCAGGTGTCGACGGCGGAGCGGCAGGAGTAGGCTGGGCTGCTGTGGTGGCCGTACTGGCCGGCGGCGTCGGCCGGGGAGCGGCTGAAGCCGAGGCAGCCGCCCGTGCCGCCGCCTGACTGGCCGCCTCCGCCGCACGGAGACGCGCCGCGGCTTCTTCCTCACGCTGACGCTGCTGGGCCAGGTCACGCTGG
The sequence above is a segment of the Deinococcus radiophilus genome. Coding sequences within it:
- a CDS encoding polyprenyl synthetase family protein, which produces MRPQLQEMALSLLPSPEESASRPELRHFYQMLRDYPERGGKGLRSELLLLSARAHGLQEGGPGWERALWLAAALELFQNWVLIHDDIVDDSDERRGKPALHKLHGVSLALNAGDALHAYMWAAVHRAGLDAGMDEFLNMIHRTAEGQHLDVSWVEHGEWDLQPQDYLEMVRLKTGYYTIVTPLRLGALAADQTPHPDFGAAGLSLGAAFQIRDDVLNLTGDPAKYGKEIGGDLLEGKRTLVALHWLGAASETRRQTFLEQMRLARTEKDLAVIAELLDWLRESDSLTYAHEVATQEAERGLTLLRGALNTAPDQAAAGELLGLMDTLIRRDA
- a CDS encoding DoxX family protein, coding for MTRARPHRTDTALLLLRLLLGTLLTLRGYQHLLVLGIEGTVAEWRSLGLPYPLLFAPLLSLLELVGGPLLILGMATRPVAVMATLAVLSVLVFTQGEAWLGATSAAELITQVLNPTVQSWLLLVAATLTLAIAGAGHFSVDTQRLPPRREDHPLDAVAETKPVKKRRK
- a CDS encoding saccharopine dehydrogenase family protein, coding for MSKVIIIGAGGVANVTAKKCAQNDGVFSEVLIATRTVSKADRIVEEIGEHFPNSKTKFSTATVDADNVPELVKLIEGFGPEMVINLALPYQDLTIMDACLETGVHYLDTANYEPKDVAKFEYSWQWAYQERFKEKGLMALLGCGFDPGATQAMAAYHAKHHFDEMHYLDIVDCNNGDHGKAFATNFNPEINIREITANGRYFEDGEWVETAPLEISQDIYYPKVATRKSYVLYHEELESLVKNFPTIKRARFWMTFGDPYIKHLNVLEGIGMTSIEPIDFKGQRIAPIEFLKAVLPAPESLAANYTGQTCIGVQVKGKGKDGEDKVHFIYNVTDHAETYKEVQAQGISYTTGVPAMIGAMLMLRGEWMQPGVWNVEQLDPDPFFAAMNRWGLPLEELSGIELVK
- the gltX gene encoding glutamate--tRNA ligase; amino-acid sequence: MTDQAAITRIAPSPTGDPHVGTAYQALFNSVFARQHGGKFIVRIEDTDRSRYNAQSETRILDMLDWLGIQPDASPRREDDKGPYTQSQRAELHRRYAQQLLDSGAAYRAFDTPEELEERRQAAEARKDSYLGYDRRDRELTREESDCRAAAGEEFVIRLKAPLDGQTVVKDRLRGDVVFDNAQLDDKVLLKRDGFPTYHLAAMVDDHLMGVTHVIRAEEWLTSTPIHQLILSGLGWEQPEWIHTPWLLSAGGKKYSKRRGDPSVEDFRRMGIVPEALLNYLGMMGWTMPNGEEVFSVDDMVREFSWDRVSLGGSTFDQTKLKWLNGKYLREVLSEAKVVERVKTHLNEFGDGLPTHDDAYFAAVVRLMIPRLETLGDFGPMTGYFWNEDYAVDDKAAKALEQGAELLPGLLTALERVQEWNAESVKVALHEYAEAQELKLGKVMPPVRAAVAGTMQSPDLGELLEVLGRERVLARVSQAVG
- a CDS encoding YchJ family protein, whose product is MLHYPPLKPCPCGSGRSFSACCGPNLSGERTAETPEALMRSRYTAFVLRDAPYLLATWHPGTRPATLDLEGTRWLGLTVHRASDDRVEFSARFEENGQKTQLRENSRFVHAEGAWLYLDGEQWEG
- a CDS encoding DUF4258 domain-containing protein, with the protein product MPIGELQALRAQLARAEKRERREKQEQQRSKAQTQRPKAVKPQREAELEGIDQSAHSLSQAHARLRDAVFHSHFEVKSHAIAHARAEGFLERDIIEVLMRGRVRAIYPAERRWLVCGYFESAGVQLPLHVVVQHFSDGWLDIITAFVPKNPHHIMSRQRLAVMLRYDEEQIRARTAVAGNRVGHRGKGRWK